Proteins encoded by one window of Cupriavidus sp. EM10:
- a CDS encoding LLM class flavin-dependent oxidoreductase, producing MSPTRPKLRLSVLDQSPVIHGHNARDALAATVDLAQMADSLGFTRYWCAEHHGLHGVCNPAPEVMLARLGSVTRRIRLGSGGVMLPYYSPFKVAEQFRMLEALFPNRIDLGVGRAPGGDMRTAQAVAMGQYNRGDQFPQQVQDLVFLLRGEVPPDHLAEGVLLQPAIDTQPEIWVLGSSDFGGALAARLGLRFAFAHFINAHGGDRVARQYREDFEVGYEDKAYSAAAVFVICADTEAEASALERAVDIRRLQMAYGVNAPIPSLAQAADFTPTERDRLIIERERPRTICGTPAQVAERMLALKDRFAADELVVLSVTASYQARMRTYELLAEAFDLQG from the coding sequence ATGAGCCCTACCCGTCCCAAGCTGCGCCTGTCCGTGCTGGACCAGAGCCCGGTCATCCACGGCCACAACGCCCGCGACGCCCTGGCGGCCACGGTCGACCTGGCACAGATGGCTGACAGCCTGGGCTTCACGCGCTACTGGTGCGCCGAGCACCACGGCCTGCACGGCGTGTGCAACCCCGCGCCCGAAGTCATGCTGGCGCGGCTGGGCAGCGTGACAAGGCGCATCCGGCTGGGGTCGGGCGGCGTGATGCTGCCCTACTACAGCCCGTTCAAGGTGGCCGAGCAGTTCCGCATGCTTGAAGCGCTGTTCCCGAACCGGATCGATCTGGGCGTCGGTCGCGCCCCGGGCGGCGACATGCGCACGGCGCAGGCCGTGGCCATGGGCCAGTACAACCGTGGCGACCAGTTCCCGCAGCAGGTGCAGGACCTGGTCTTCCTGCTGCGCGGCGAGGTGCCGCCCGACCACCTGGCCGAAGGCGTGCTGCTGCAGCCGGCCATCGACACCCAACCCGAAATCTGGGTGCTGGGCTCCAGCGATTTTGGTGGTGCGCTGGCAGCGCGGCTGGGCCTGCGCTTTGCCTTCGCGCATTTCATCAATGCGCATGGCGGCGACAGGGTGGCGCGGCAGTACCGCGAGGACTTCGAGGTGGGCTACGAGGACAAGGCATACAGCGCAGCCGCCGTGTTCGTAATCTGCGCCGATACGGAGGCCGAGGCATCCGCGCTGGAGCGCGCGGTCGACATCCGCCGGCTGCAGATGGCCTATGGCGTCAACGCGCCGATCCCGTCGCTGGCCCAGGCCGCCGATTTCACGCCAACCGAGCGCGACCGCCTGATCATCGAACGCGAGCGGCCGCGCACGATCTGCGGCACGCCGGCGCAGGTGGCCGAGCGCATGCTGGCCCTCAAGGACCGCTTCGCGGCCGACGAACTGGTGGTGCTGAGCGTGACGGCTTCGTACCAGGCGCGCATGCGCACGTACGAGCTGCTGGCCGAGGCCTTCGACCTGCAGGGCTGA
- a CDS encoding tripartite tricarboxylate transporter substrate binding protein translates to MSSPDRMRLRRLLLKSLPMSAMPVASLAGLVQASHAAEPSATSRPISMVLPFPPGGSVDIVARQLQPGLKTSLGQTVVVDNKPGAGGLIASSTVARAKPDGNTLLMAFDTHAINPFAYKNLPYDTFKDFTPITQLVRFPLVIAANPALSASNVRELIELAKSNPNAVRYASSGIGSLNQLAAEALATEAGVHFLHVPYKGGGPAVQAVLAGEVDLFFSSYAAVQAHVAAKTIKVLGVTGTSRIKQMPQVPTVAEQGYKGFEAYSWIGVFGPAHMQQDTVMRLHDALGASIRQPRVVEALTAQGFEIAVGSPADLGNLVRHEHDKWQSVARKANIQFD, encoded by the coding sequence ATGTCTTCTCCCGACCGCATGCGGCTGCGCCGCCTGCTGCTCAAGTCCCTGCCGATGAGCGCCATGCCTGTGGCGTCACTCGCCGGCCTCGTCCAAGCCTCTCATGCGGCCGAGCCGTCAGCGACCAGCCGGCCGATCTCGATGGTGCTGCCGTTCCCGCCGGGAGGCAGCGTGGACATCGTGGCCAGGCAATTGCAGCCCGGACTGAAGACGAGCCTGGGGCAAACCGTGGTGGTCGACAACAAGCCGGGCGCTGGCGGCCTGATCGCCAGCAGCACGGTGGCCCGCGCCAAGCCGGACGGCAATACGCTGCTGATGGCATTCGATACGCATGCCATCAACCCGTTCGCGTACAAGAACCTGCCGTACGACACCTTCAAGGATTTCACTCCGATCACGCAGCTGGTGCGCTTTCCGTTGGTTATTGCCGCCAACCCGGCGCTATCGGCGTCGAACGTGCGCGAGTTGATTGAGCTGGCGAAGTCCAATCCGAATGCGGTGCGCTATGCCTCGTCAGGCATCGGCAGCCTGAACCAGCTGGCCGCCGAAGCGCTGGCGACCGAGGCCGGCGTGCATTTCCTGCACGTGCCCTACAAGGGCGGCGGCCCGGCTGTCCAGGCCGTGCTGGCAGGCGAGGTGGACCTGTTCTTCAGCAGCTACGCGGCCGTGCAGGCCCATGTCGCGGCCAAGACGATCAAGGTGCTGGGCGTCACCGGGACCAGCCGCATCAAGCAGATGCCGCAGGTGCCGACCGTGGCCGAGCAAGGCTACAAGGGCTTCGAGGCCTATTCGTGGATCGGCGTCTTCGGCCCGGCGCATATGCAGCAGGACACCGTGATGCGCCTGCACGACGCGCTGGGTGCGTCGATCAGGCAGCCGCGCGTGGTGGAAGCGCTGACCGCCCAAGGATTCGAGATCGCCGTGGGTTCGCCGGCCGACCTGGGCAACCTGGTGCGCCACGAGCACGACAAGTGGCAGTCCGTGGCCCGCAAGGCCAACATCCAGTTCGACTGA
- a CDS encoding VOC family protein yields MPTLPEPFDHAVIVCADLDAAAHRWRALGFTLTPRGYHTLGSQNHCIMLARDYLELLHVTAPSPSRQYYWDAQQRGDGCAAMSCKSRDAFATADRLRAAGFQPSDPIEFSRPVRLDDGSEHPATFRVTALDQAPGARYFVCEHRTPELLWRPEWQAHANGATAIAATYLVVEANQVAATAEAYATLTGAPIARATGETAMLDIDGASFVVTAPQALADAADVPGLRHGATGYAAIRLATGDLEAARAHWRQNAIQATDLSPTITLIPAEQANGVALIFEQR; encoded by the coding sequence ATGCCGACGTTGCCCGAACCATTCGACCATGCGGTCATCGTCTGCGCGGACCTGGATGCCGCCGCCCACCGGTGGCGCGCGCTCGGTTTCACGCTGACACCGCGCGGCTATCACACGCTGGGATCGCAGAACCACTGCATCATGCTGGCGCGTGACTACCTGGAGCTGCTGCATGTGACGGCGCCCAGCCCGAGCCGGCAGTATTACTGGGATGCCCAGCAGCGCGGCGACGGTTGTGCGGCCATGTCGTGCAAGAGCCGCGATGCGTTTGCCACGGCCGACCGGCTGCGTGCCGCCGGATTCCAGCCCTCGGACCCGATCGAATTCTCGCGCCCGGTGCGCCTGGACGATGGTTCCGAGCACCCCGCCACGTTCCGCGTAACCGCGCTGGACCAGGCGCCGGGCGCCCGCTACTTCGTCTGCGAGCATCGCACGCCGGAACTGCTGTGGCGGCCGGAATGGCAGGCGCATGCAAATGGCGCAACGGCGATTGCGGCGACGTATCTGGTGGTGGAGGCGAATCAGGTGGCGGCAACGGCCGAAGCCTACGCCACGCTGACCGGCGCGCCGATTGCCCGCGCAACTGGCGAAACGGCGATGCTTGATATCGATGGGGCTTCGTTCGTGGTCACGGCGCCGCAGGCGCTGGCTGATGCCGCCGATGTGCCTGGGCTCAGGCATGGCGCGACAGGGTATGCGGCAATCCGTCTTGCCACCGGCGATCTGGAGGCGGCCCGCGCGCACTGGCGGCAGAATGCGATTCAAGCCACGGACCTGTCGCCGACGATCACGCTGATCCCCGCCGAACAGGCCAACGGCGTCGCGCTGATCTTCGAGCAGCGCTGA
- the coaBC gene encoding bifunctional phosphopantothenoylcysteine decarboxylase/phosphopantothenate--cysteine ligase CoaBC gives MDLRGKHIVLGLTGGIACYKSAELVRLLTKAGATVQVAMTEAATHFITPVTMQALSGRPVFLSQWDARVDNNMAHIDLSREADAILIAPASTDFLAKVANGLCDDLLTTLCIARECPLLVAPAMNRQMWAAAPTQRNAAQLRADGVTILGPGTGDQACGEIGDGRMLEPEELVEDLIAFFQPKPLQGKRVLITAGPTFEAIDPVRGITNLSSGKMGFSIARAAREAGADVLLVAGPTSLPTPRGVARTDIRSAQQMHDAVMAQLRDVDVFVAVAAVADWRPAEVAQQKLKKANDTDTPTLQFVQNPDILAAVAARADAPYCVGFAAESENLEQYGEQKRQRKGVPLLVGNIGHHTFGLDDNEIVLFDAKGMTRLPRADKLSLARELVAAIGQRLPRKSV, from the coding sequence ATGGATTTGCGCGGCAAGCACATTGTCCTTGGCCTGACCGGCGGCATCGCCTGCTACAAGTCGGCCGAGCTGGTACGGCTGCTCACCAAGGCCGGTGCCACCGTGCAGGTGGCGATGACCGAAGCGGCAACGCATTTCATCACGCCGGTCACGATGCAGGCGCTGTCCGGGCGCCCGGTGTTCCTGTCGCAATGGGACGCCCGCGTCGACAACAACATGGCCCATATCGACCTCTCGCGCGAGGCCGACGCCATCCTGATCGCTCCTGCTTCCACCGATTTCCTGGCCAAGGTTGCCAACGGCCTGTGCGATGACCTGCTGACCACGCTGTGCATCGCGCGCGAGTGCCCGCTGCTGGTAGCGCCGGCCATGAACCGCCAGATGTGGGCCGCCGCCCCCACCCAGCGCAATGCCGCCCAGCTGCGCGCCGATGGCGTGACGATCCTGGGCCCGGGCACCGGCGACCAGGCGTGCGGCGAAATCGGCGACGGCCGGATGCTGGAGCCCGAGGAACTGGTAGAAGACCTGATCGCGTTCTTCCAGCCCAAGCCGCTGCAGGGCAAGCGCGTGCTGATCACCGCCGGACCGACGTTCGAGGCCATCGATCCGGTGCGCGGTATCACCAACCTGTCGTCGGGCAAGATGGGCTTCTCGATTGCCCGTGCCGCGCGCGAAGCCGGGGCCGACGTGCTGCTGGTGGCCGGCCCCACGTCGCTGCCGACGCCGCGCGGCGTGGCACGTACCGATATCCGCAGCGCCCAGCAGATGCACGATGCAGTGATGGCGCAGCTGCGCGATGTCGATGTCTTCGTCGCGGTGGCTGCCGTGGCCGACTGGCGCCCCGCCGAGGTGGCGCAGCAGAAGCTCAAGAAGGCCAACGATACCGACACGCCGACGCTGCAATTCGTGCAGAACCCGGACATCCTGGCCGCCGTGGCCGCGCGCGCCGACGCGCCCTACTGCGTGGGCTTCGCGGCCGAGAGCGAGAACCTGGAGCAGTACGGCGAGCAGAAGCGGCAGCGCAAGGGCGTGCCGCTGCTGGTCGGCAATATCGGCCACCATACCTTCGGCCTCGACGACAACGAGATCGTGCTGTTCGATGCCAAGGGCATGACGCGCCTGCCGCGTGCCGACAAGCTGTCGCTGGCCCGCGAGCTGGTGGCCGCCATCGGCCAGCGCCTGCCGCGCAAGTCCGTGTAA
- the lspA gene encoding signal peptidase II — MATSSTRSSRSPSPRSKSKPGGKPSANVTPWLWMAFALLVVMIDQFFKVVITRSFQYAESRPVTSFFNLVLVYNKGAAFSFLADAGGWQRWFFTLLGVVVGGFIVWLLHRHTGQKMFCLAVSLILGGAVGNVVDRVIHGHVIDFLDFYWRNTHFPAFNVADCAITLGAILLIVDELRRVRRH; from the coding sequence ATGGCAACGTCCTCGACCCGTTCCTCGCGCTCGCCGTCCCCGCGCAGCAAGAGCAAGCCCGGCGGCAAGCCCAGCGCCAACGTCACCCCGTGGCTGTGGATGGCGTTTGCGCTGCTGGTGGTGATGATCGACCAGTTCTTCAAGGTCGTGATCACGCGCTCGTTCCAGTATGCGGAGTCGCGCCCGGTCACCAGCTTCTTCAACCTGGTGCTGGTCTATAACAAGGGCGCGGCGTTCAGCTTCCTGGCCGATGCCGGCGGCTGGCAGCGCTGGTTCTTCACGCTGCTGGGCGTGGTGGTCGGCGGCTTCATCGTGTGGCTGCTGCATCGCCATACCGGCCAGAAGATGTTCTGCCTGGCCGTCTCGCTGATCCTGGGCGGCGCCGTGGGCAACGTGGTGGACCGCGTGATCCATGGCCATGTGATCGACTTCCTGGACTTCTACTGGCGCAACACGCATTTCCCGGCCTTCAACGTGGCCGACTGCGCCATCACGCTGGGCGCGATCCTGCTGATCGTGGATGAACTGCGGCGGGTCAGGCGGCACTGA
- the dut gene encoding dUTP diphosphatase, which yields MTVAANPTVEIKVLDARLNDWGLPAYQSDMAAAIDLHACVDGPLTIEPGTPAQLVPAGFAVHMANPFMCATIVPRSGLGHKKGLVLGNSIGVIDADYQGQIMVSVWNRNAPGTEPIVIQPGERIAQMMFVPVLRPVFTTVEEFSEDSVRGAGGFGSTGVAHAKA from the coding sequence ATGACCGTAGCCGCGAATCCGACTGTCGAGATCAAGGTGCTCGACGCCCGCCTGAACGACTGGGGCCTGCCCGCCTACCAGAGTGACATGGCCGCCGCCATCGACCTGCACGCCTGCGTGGACGGCCCGCTGACCATCGAACCCGGCACGCCGGCGCAACTGGTGCCGGCTGGCTTCGCGGTGCATATGGCCAATCCGTTCATGTGCGCGACGATCGTGCCGCGCTCGGGCCTGGGCCACAAGAAGGGCCTGGTGCTGGGCAACTCGATCGGCGTGATCGACGCCGACTACCAGGGCCAGATCATGGTCAGCGTGTGGAACCGCAACGCACCCGGCACCGAGCCGATCGTGATCCAGCCCGGCGAGCGCATCGCCCAGATGATGTTCGTGCCGGTGCTGCGCCCGGTATTCACGACGGTGGAAGAGTTTTCGGAAGATTCGGTGCGTGGTGCGGGCGGTTTTGGCTCGACGGGCGTGGCGCACGCGAAGGCTTGA